One Brachybacterium kimchii genomic window carries:
- a CDS encoding SOS response-associated peptidase, whose product MCGRFVLDYDETGLLHAYVATKADREGPDWSPVYSIAPSTLVPVVREHYDDEGELQRTLEPARWGLRPSWAKEKGPRPINARYETVMTNGMFKGSFTSQRIVVPMTGYYEWVEQEDGTKQPYYVHPEKGGLLNAAGLAAARKDGDDWQVTFTIITREAKDAAGDVHDRMPAYLPDEKLGEWLAPGKLDDDEKADLHQGLGEVSEEIAKTLMTYPVSREVNNARKIDRTDPALIEPLSAE is encoded by the coding sequence ATGTGCGGACGGTTCGTGCTCGACTACGACGAGACGGGGCTCCTGCACGCCTACGTCGCGACCAAGGCCGACCGAGAGGGTCCGGACTGGTCGCCGGTCTACTCGATCGCCCCATCCACGCTCGTTCCCGTGGTGCGCGAGCACTACGACGACGAGGGCGAGCTGCAACGCACCCTGGAGCCGGCGCGCTGGGGCCTGCGACCCTCGTGGGCGAAGGAGAAAGGCCCGCGGCCGATCAACGCCCGCTACGAGACCGTGATGACCAACGGCATGTTCAAGGGCTCCTTCACCTCGCAGCGCATCGTCGTGCCCATGACCGGCTACTACGAGTGGGTCGAGCAGGAGGACGGCACGAAGCAGCCCTACTACGTCCACCCCGAGAAGGGCGGCCTGCTGAACGCCGCCGGCCTCGCGGCCGCTCGCAAGGACGGCGACGACTGGCAGGTCACCTTCACGATCATCACCCGCGAGGCGAAGGACGCCGCCGGCGACGTCCACGACCGCATGCCCGCCTACCTCCCGGACGAGAAGCTGGGGGAGTGGCTCGCTCCCGGCAAGCTCGACGACGACGAGAAGGCCGACCTGCACCAGGGCCTCGGCGAGGTCTCCGAAGAGATCGCGAAGACCCTCATGACCTACCCGGTCAGCAGAGAGGTCAACAACGCCCGGAAGATCGACCGTACAGACCCTGCGCTCATCGAGCCGCTGAGCGCGGAGTGA